In the genome of Rhodoferax fermentans, one region contains:
- a CDS encoding GNAT family N-acetyltransferase — MSTTLLPVADICDARFPEHLSLAREMLREYQASLGVSLCFQNFEAELAGLPGAYAAPQGRLLLAWADGQALGCVGLRPLEDGLCEMKRLYLRPVARGQQLGRRLAQVICTVAKEAGYRAIRLDTLPSMSAARALYASMGFVPVPGYVFNPIEGTLFLELDLRAWLPD, encoded by the coding sequence ATGAGCACAACGCTGCTGCCTGTGGCCGACATCTGCGACGCCCGCTTCCCAGAACACCTGAGTCTGGCGCGCGAGATGCTGCGTGAGTACCAGGCCAGCCTGGGTGTCAGCCTGTGTTTCCAGAATTTTGAGGCGGAGCTGGCCGGTTTGCCCGGCGCTTACGCCGCACCCCAGGGTCGTCTGCTGCTGGCTTGGGCCGATGGCCAGGCGCTGGGTTGTGTGGGTCTGCGCCCGTTGGAAGATGGTCTGTGTGAAATGAAGCGCCTGTACCTGCGCCCGGTGGCACGTGGCCAGCAGCTGGGGCGGCGGCTGGCGCAGGTGATCTGCACGGTGGCGAAAGAGGCCGGTTACCGCGCCATCCGCCTGGACACGCTGCCGAGCATGAGCGCCGCGCGGGCCCTCTACGCCTCCATGGGTTTTGTGCCGGTGCCCGGGTATGTGTTCAACCCGATTGAAGGCACCCTGTTTCTGGAGCTGGATTTGCGGGCCTGGCTACCCGACTGA
- a CDS encoding bacteriohemerythrin, with amino-acid sequence MAPETTPTRAPFVIEWRDGFKIGIDQVDQEHRQLFTLVRALNLASVDHTVDELLNYVVTHFSNEQALMEKSGYPAFEQHLKLHEEFAAQVAEFLGSDQAWSEDRVQEMRKFLNKWLIGHIMTHDLRFGKWLTSQPVHSSPVVHQAAAPKPGGFFARFFGHK; translated from the coding sequence ATGGCACCAGAGACAACTCCCACGAGAGCGCCGTTCGTGATCGAATGGCGCGACGGGTTCAAAATCGGCATCGACCAAGTCGATCAGGAGCACCGACAGCTGTTCACCCTGGTGCGCGCGCTCAACCTGGCTTCGGTCGACCACACGGTGGACGAACTGCTGAACTATGTGGTCACCCATTTTTCCAACGAGCAGGCGCTGATGGAAAAAAGCGGCTACCCGGCCTTTGAGCAGCATCTGAAATTGCACGAAGAGTTTGCCGCGCAAGTGGCCGAGTTTTTGGGCAGTGACCAGGCCTGGTCCGAAGATCGGGTGCAGGAGATGCGAAAGTTTCTGAACAAATGGTTGATTGGCCACATCATGACGCATGACCTGCGCTTTGGTAAATGGCTCACCAGCCAGCCGGTGCACAGCAGCCCGGTGGTGCATCAGGCAGCTGCACCCAAACCAGGCGGTTTTTTTGCACGCTTTTTTGGACACAAATGA